From a single Clostridium isatidis genomic region:
- the lexA gene encoding transcriptional repressor LexA, whose product MDELKDKQLEIYEFLKIFTEAKGYPPSVREICEAVNLKSTSTVHGHLRRLEKKGLIKRDPTKPRALEIMENTINKKEMLNVPLVGRVTAGIPILATENIEDTFPIPLDYIKHNNELFMLRVTGDSMINAGIHNGDYAIIERNQTAENGDIVVALIENEATIKRFYKENNHIRLQPENDTMEPIIVKDCSILGKLVGLYRAY is encoded by the coding sequence ATGGATGAACTCAAAGATAAACAATTAGAAATTTATGAATTTTTAAAAATATTTACCGAAGCTAAAGGTTATCCACCTTCCGTAAGAGAAATATGTGAAGCTGTTAATCTAAAATCCACTTCTACAGTTCATGGTCATTTAAGAAGACTTGAGAAAAAAGGGTTAATTAAACGAGATCCAACTAAACCTAGAGCGTTAGAAATAATGGAAAATACAATTAATAAAAAAGAAATGTTAAACGTGCCTTTGGTTGGAAGAGTAACAGCAGGAATCCCGATTTTAGCTACGGAAAATATAGAGGATACCTTCCCTATTCCATTAGATTATATTAAGCATAATAACGAATTGTTTATGTTAAGAGTTACTGGAGACAGCATGATAAATGCAGGAATTCATAATGGTGACTATGCAATAATTGAAAGAAATCAAACTGCTGAAAATGGAGACATTGTTGTAGCCTTAATAGAAAATGAGGCAACTATAAAAAGGTTTTATAAAGAAAATAATCATATAAGGCTTCAACCTGAAAATGATACAATGGAGCCGAT
- a CDS encoding tyrosine recombinase XerC: protein MYGIQQFEIKNLPESAIDFLNYLETIKGKSINTISGYEIDLSLFFRFLKVYKGLVQNDNIEFEEINIKDIDNDFVRNIKLTDLYAFLSYAEKQRDNGYHARARKVATLRAYFKFLQNKAKIIDYNPALELEAPKINKRNPIYLTLDESLKLLNSLDTTDKNYYRDYCILTLFLNCGMRLSELCNIKINKIKGDTLTIIGKGNKERTVYLNEACLKAINNYMKVRDTSKCKGDAKEFLLLSSRYQPINKRTVELLVKKYIQKAGFDYNKYTPHKLRHTAATLMYKHGNVDIRSLQSILGHENISTTQIYTHVDDEILRDAVKSNPLSKL from the coding sequence ATGTATGGTATTCAACAATTTGAAATTAAAAATTTACCAGAAAGCGCAATCGATTTTTTGAATTATTTAGAAACGATAAAAGGAAAATCTATAAATACTATTAGCGGTTATGAAATAGATTTAAGTTTATTTTTTAGATTTTTGAAAGTATATAAAGGCTTAGTTCAAAATGATAATATAGAATTTGAAGAAATTAATATTAAGGATATTGATAATGATTTCGTTAGAAATATAAAACTTACAGATTTATACGCCTTTTTATCTTATGCAGAAAAACAAAGAGATAACGGCTATCATGCTAGAGCTAGAAAAGTTGCTACTTTAAGGGCTTATTTTAAATTCTTGCAAAACAAGGCTAAAATTATAGATTATAATCCGGCCTTAGAGCTTGAGGCACCAAAGATAAATAAAAGAAATCCTATATATTTAACTCTTGATGAAAGTTTAAAACTTCTTAACAGTTTAGATACAACAGATAAAAATTATTATAGAGATTATTGCATTTTAACTTTATTTTTAAATTGTGGAATGCGTTTATCAGAACTTTGTAATATTAAAATAAATAAAATTAAGGGAGATACGTTAACGATTATAGGAAAAGGTAATAAAGAAAGAACTGTATATTTAAATGAAGCTTGCCTTAAAGCAATAAATAATTATATGAAGGTTAGAGATACTTCAAAATGTAAAGGAGATGCAAAAGAATTCCTGCTACTCTCCTCTCGTTATCAACCAATAAATAAAAGAACTGTAGAATTATTAGTGAAAAAGTATATTCAAAAGGCTGGGTTTGATTACAATAAATATACTCCTCACAAATTAAGGCATACTGCTGCTACCCTTATGTACAAGCATGGAAATGTTGATATAAGAAGTCTGCAAAGTATTTTAGGACACGAAAATATTTCTACAACTCAAATATATACTCACGTAGATGATGAAATCTTAAGAGATGCAGTAAAATCTAACCCGTTATCAAAATTATAA